The following proteins are encoded in a genomic region of Glycine soja cultivar W05 chromosome 17, ASM419377v2, whole genome shotgun sequence:
- the LOC114393153 gene encoding equilibrative nucleotide transporter 8-like, translating into MEAVKLVSSDPSERPDTYRVAYIIHFLLGAGNLLPWNALITAVDYFAYLYPTKHIEKVFSVAYMISSVMVLLGMISWGGWSKTTLRLRMNLGFSMFVMSLMVAPVIDWTSSSTKLNERPSGAYSLTVAAVVICGLADGLVGGSLIGSAGKLPKQYMQAVFAGTASSGIIISILRIITKASLPQTPKGLKISAHLYFMVATIFLLCCIIFSNLQHKLPVMQQYHQRLHQESTVCTGTKFWAVAGKIKGAAFGIFIIYIVTLSIFPGFIAEDLESKILRDWYPILLITVYNLADLMGKSLTAFYVMQSMTRAIWAATARLLFYPLFVVCLHGPKWLKTEVPMVVLTFLLGFSNGYLTSVLMILTPKSVPLSESELSAIVMTGFLGFGLVGGSVLGWFWIL; encoded by the exons ATGGAAGCTGTTAAGTTGGTGTCTAGTGATCCAAGTGAGAGACCAGACACATACCGAGTCGCTTACataattcatttcttgcttGGTGCTGGCAACTTgcttccttggaatgccttgaTCACTGCAGTGGATTACTTTGCCTACCTCTATCCAACAAAACACATAGAAAAGGTTTTCTCTGTGGCCTATATGATTTCATCAGTGATGGTGCTTCTTGGGATGATCAGTTGGGGGGGTTGGAGCAAAACAACATTGAGGCTGAGAATGAACTTGGGGTTCTCCATGTTCGTTATGTCTCTTATGGTAGCACCAGTCATAGACTGGACCTCAAGCAGCACCAAGCTCAATGAGAGACCGAGTGGCGCCTACAGCTTGACGGTTGCAGCAGTGGTGATATGTGGTTTAGCAGATGGCTTGGTGGGTGGAAGCTTGATAGGATCAGCTGGAAAGCTCCCAAAACAGTATATGCAAGCAGTTTTTGCTGGAACTGCTTCTTCAG GTATTATAATTTCGATCTTGAGGATAATAACCAAGGCATCACTCCCACAAACCCCAAAGGGACTCAAAATAAGTGCTCACTTGTACTTCATGGTTGCCACCATTTTCCTCCTATGTTGTATTATCTTTAGCAACTTGCAGCACAAGTTACCTGTTATGCAGCAGTATCATCAGAGGCTTCATCAGGAGAGCACCGTATGCACAGGGACAAAATTTTGGGCAGTGGCAGGAAAAATCAAGGGGGCAGCGTTTGGAATTTTCATAATCTACATAGTGACTTTGTCTATTTTCCCTGGATTTATAGCCGAAGATCTTGAATCCAAGATTCTAAGGGATTGGTATCCTATTTTACTGATAACAGTTTATAACTTAGCTGATCTAATGGGAAAGTCTTTAACTGCCTTCTATGTTATGCAATCTATGACAAGGGCAATATGGGCAGCCACAGCAAGACTACTATTCTATCCACTCTTTGTAGTGTGTCTTCATGGACCAAAGTGGCTGAAAACAGAAGTACCAATGGTGGTTCTGACTTTTCTGCTAGGATTTAGCAATGGTTATCTTACTAGTGTCCTTATGATTTTAACACCCAAGTCAGTGCCCTTGTCAGAATCTGAGTTATCTGCTATTGTCATGACAGGGTTCCTTGGGTTTGGCTTAGTTGGTGGTTCAGTTCTTGGCTGGTTCTGGATCTTATGA